Below is a window of Candidatus Atribacteria bacterium DNA.
ATAGACTCCACAGATGAAGACCCAACAGGTGTTGCCTTACCTGCAGGAACTTACACTGCAACTCTGACAGTAACTGATGAATGCAGCAGTGTCAGTGATACAGCCACAATAACCATTACCGAACTACCTGCTTTAACGGGCGCAACATTTGAAGGCGGCCCGATTGTAGTATGTGTTGACCAAGATAGGGATATAGGTTCAGAAATTACCATTACTCCTGAGTTTGATGGGGTTCCAGGTACACCAATAACTCTTGATGAATGTGTTAATTCTTGTGCTGATTGTACTTGCTCTATAGCGATAACTTCACCAGATACGGGTAATTTCAGTATTTCAGGTTCTACCAGTCTTTACGGTTTAGCTGTAGGTACCGGTTACATAACTGTTACTTATACATATAACGGACCATGTGGACCTGAAGTTGTGGATAGTGATCCTATAGAAGTAGTCGTTGAAGCTGATGAATTTTTCCTTGTAGACAATAAGGGCGGTGTTTATGGACTTTCGGATACGTGTATTGAAGTAGTACATGAAGCAAATCATGTTTTCTTTGGCGTCTCCGCATGTATTGACCCTGAAACCATGGTTGAATTCAGATACGATCGGAGTCATTGTGGTGGAGGTGTCAGCACGTGGAAACAAACGTATGGTGGTGTTATTGACCCCACCATGATCAATCTGTGTAATGGCGACATCACTACTCTTGATATCCGCATTGATGGCGGACCTGGATATACAACCTATGAGATATACCGATTAGGTCCCGGTGAATCATACGGTGTTTATTGTCCATAAAATTGAAATTACTGAATATTTTACATTGTATTGAATGTAGTTTTACAATACATAAATTCTTATAATCGATACAATGTACTAAATGTAATGTTAGCATAATGAGAGAGCTTGTAGTAAAATTGCCTTTCACTTCTTCATTGAATGAAGAAGTGAAAGGCAATATTTTTTATTGCAGCGAACTCCTTTAGAATAATTATCTTTAAGGTACCGTACTTTTAATAAAAATTCTTTATTAAAAACTTTGACTTAAAAAATTTAAAATAGTGGTCTGAAAATTGGATAAATTATTTGACTCATAAATAAAATTAACCTACTTTCCTTCTTTTTTTATACATTCAACCGGGACAATTTTTTTGGCAAAACGAACTGCTTTTTTTTCAGTGGAGAAGGCTCTATCTGCTACCTTTATCGGCGAAGATAAAGCATACCCTTTATAAGTACTATGTCCATACTCTACAATATATTTATTTTGATGCGGAGCAATCTTACAATAATCGTATTTTATTTTCATCATTTATCCTCCTTTTTTAAAAAAATTAAATTTAATCTGGTAAAATTTACTTTATTTTCTAAGAATTATTTGCATTATTAGCAAGAAATGTATTCTTTGTGCCAATTTCTTCTGTTGAAATTACTAATACTTTGCATAAATCAGGATTGCTTCCAGTATTTAGAGCGATAAAGTCAGAATAAGTAATGATATAATCTTTCCCCGCGGTTGGGTCATTGGTAATTACTTCTTGTTTCTCATCATCATATCCCGTAATGACCCTTGCATGCGAATAAGGCAAAGTGAGACTATAATTTTGTACAGCAATTACCGGAGTGTCTTCCTTTAAGATTTCTTTTATCTCATTTATGGTCATATAGTTATATTTTGCTTCAAATCCCAGCTCTCTGGCATAAGTAATCATTTTAAATACACTACTTATTCCATCTTGAATTACTTCTTTGGCAATTTGTTCTTGGCTAATGTTTTCTCCGAAGTATTTAAAGGTCATTGCTCCTGAAGCCGGAAGACACCAGTTTGTCCCGGCATATTTTTCATAAGGTACATCCAGATACACAGAGTCTATTTCTTCGACTTTATTTATTTCTTCATCTAAATTAAGCTGAAGCTCAGGGGTAACCACACCATTACAAGACGTTAGAAAAAGAGCAACTATTACCATTAAGAACAAGCTTAGGATTACTTTACCCATTGTTTTTGCTTTCATATTATTTCCCTCATCTCCTCTGTTTTTTACAGAGCCTTAAATTTTTTTTAATTTAAGTTGTGAAGGCTTTTAGCAAAGTATGGGCTTTTTCAAACAAAAAAAAGTCGGTAGCTTGGCTGCCTTAGCACTTTTAGTGCCTTAGACCCATTGCTTTGCGTCCTACCCTTTCGGGTAGTTTGCCTTTTTCAACTTGTTTAGCTGCTAAAATCTTGATTCTCTTTTCAAAATTCACTTTTCTATAAACTATATTCCCCAAATCAGAAGGTTTTAGACATTAATTTGGAAATTATTAAATTTATTTTAGAAATATTTGGATATTAAGAGAATTTTTCTACAATATATTATCATAAAAAATCCAATATTCAAAATATTTTATTTTACTTTATCTTTTGGATCATTTAAATATCTATTTTTTGTTTATACTCTTTTAAGACGTTTAGGACATAATCGATATCATAAGGAGTATGATCAGCATTAACCTGAAATCTTATTTCTTCATCACCCTTGGGGACAACCGGATAATTAAGACCGGTGGAGAGAATCCCCTTATCTACGAGATAACTTACCAACTCAGATGTTTTTTTTGTATCCCTCACCATTAAAGGAACAATAGGATGGTCACTTTCAATAATTTCATATCCCAAATTAAGGAGACCGTTTTCAAATTTCTTGGTCATTTGTTGAAGATGAACTAAAAGAGATATGCCACTTTCGCTATCCAGTATTTCCAACGATTTTAAAGCTGCACTAGCCTCAGTAGGGGAGATGGGATTAGAATAGATATACATAGGGGCTGTTTCTCTCAAGTAAGTGATAATTATTTGATTTGAAGTAATATATCCACCATTTACTCCGAATGCTTTTCCCAGTGTTCCTACTAATAGATCAACTCTTTCTGCACGGGTATATTCTTCTGTTCCCCGACCGGTTTTTCCGTAAGCTCCAATACCATGAGAATCATCTACCACTAATAGGATATTTTCCGGGAATTCCTGGTCGTATTTATTTGAAAGATTTGAGATAATATTAAGTGGAGCATAATCACCTCTCATACTGAAGATTCCATCGGTGATAATGATCAATCTTTTTGCAAGACCAATAGATTCTTTTATCCTTTCTTCAAGTTCGTTCATATCCAAATGTTTATAGATTTTTTTGTCTTTTGGCCGAGAAAGTTTAAGTGCGTTGATGATGCAATTATGGTTTAATTCATCACTTATTACGATGGTGTCAGGAGTGATGAGAGGAGTTAAGATGCCCATTACGGTAGAATAAGCAGAACTGAAAAGCATAGCATCTTCTCTTTGATGAAATGCTGCTAATTTTTTTTCAAGTTCCCGGTGAACCTGGAATGTACCGCTAATGAAACGTACCGCTCCGGGTCCCACGCCAAATTCCCTGGATACTCTTTCTTCTTCTTGAATGACCTCTTCTCTTAAAGACATTCCCAGGTAAGAGTTAGAATTCATTCTGATAAATTCCTGTGCGCCCTTGCTTTTAAGAAAATATCTGGGGCCTTTTTCTCCTTCGCTTCTTTTTACTTTAGTAATAATGGATTCTTTTCCCTTTAATCTTCCGTTTTCTTTTAACTCTTTTATAGTTTTGGAAAGTACTTTCTCTAAATTATTTAATCCCATTTTTAAAACCTCCATTGTTTTAGTCGATAGTGAATAGTCGTTAGTTCTTAGTTCTTGGTTCTTGGTTTTTTTGTAGGGGTCGAATTTATTCGACCTGAAACGGGTTCGATGAATCGCACCCCTACCTCCTAAACATTATTCGCTAATAATCTTCTGACTCCTGGATACTGGCTTCAGACTACTTAAATATTAAGTTTAATTTTCAGTTTTTCAATCATATCTTTGCACATTGCTCGAAGATCATAATCAGGAGACCATCCCCAATCTTCTCTCGCTGCAGAATCATCTAACCGGTTAGGCCAGGAATCGGCAATTGCCTGCCTAATTGGATCAATATCGTATTTCATTTCAAAGTTCGGAATGTGTTTTTTGATTTCCTGAGCGAGTTGATCCGGATTAAAGCTTTGGGCTGTCACATTATAAGCATTTCTATATTTTAATCGGGAAGGTTTAGCTTCCATCAGCATAACTGTGGCTTTTAGAGCATCAGGCATGTACATCATATCCAGGTAAGTATCTTGATCTAAGAAGCAGGTGTATTTTTTGTTTTTAATTGCTTCATAAAATATTTCCACAGCATAGTCGGTAGTCCCTCCTCCGGGGAGGGTAGCATAAGAAATGATTCCCGGAAATCTTACTCCTCTGGTATCTACGCTATATTTTGAATAATAATAATCACAAAGCAACTCTCCGGTAACTTTGGTCAATCCATAAATGGTACTGGGTCTTTGTATTGTCTCTTGAGGAGTGTTGTTTTTGGGGGTAGAAAGACCAAAGGCAGCTATCGAACTGGGGGAGAAGACAGAACATTTATATTCTCTGGCCACTTCCAGTATATTATAAAGACCATTAATGTTTACTTCCCAGGCTAACTGGGGATTTCTTTCTCCGGCAGCAGAGAGGACGGCAGCAAGATGAAATATGGTATCTATTCTATATTTTTTAATTTTAGAAAAAATTTCCTGTACATCCAAGCAATCGATATGCTCAAATATTCCACCCCGGTCAACCATCTTTTCAGGTAAAGGTTTAATGTCTGAAGCAATAACATTTTCTTTACCATATTTTTTTCTCAAAAAATAAACCAACTCAGAGCCAATTTGACCCAGTGCTCCGGTTATAAGAATTCTTTTCATTTCTTCTCCTTTTACAATTCAATTTAGTTGAATTAAGAAATTCACTTTATATTATAGTAATAATAAAATTTTGGCTTTAATAGTGTTATTGCCTGGGAAGAGAGAATCTATCTAGGGCAATTGTCCTATTTATGGATTCCGCATTAAGTGCAGAATGACAGAAAATATTTTTATTCACTGTATAAGCTCATTTTTATCTGATTTATAAAGTGAATAGCGTGATCCTTCATGATCTGTTCACTCTTGACTTGGTCTCTATTTTCCAGAGCCATTATGAGTGCTTTAAAATCGTCGGGTATTTTTTTTGAATAAGCATCATTTTCTTTAGCAAAGAACCAGAGGCGGCCAATTTGATTTCGCAATCTTTTCAAAGTCTCAACCAAGGTTTGATTTTTCGTAGAACAGTTTACCAAATCGTGAAATTCTGCATCCAACATAATTAATTCTTTTCTGTTTTGTTCTTGTTGTATTTTTATAAGTAATTCTTTTAATTTGTTTAATTCTTCCGAGGTAATCCTCTGGGCAGCAAGCCTCCCTGATAATCCAATTAAAAATAGTCTGACCTCAAAGACATCTTTAAGTTCTTGAAAGCTTACATCAGTAACATAGATACCATTATTAGGAATTATATATACTAATTTTTCATTTTCCAGGAGAATGAGAACTTCGCGGATGGGTATAGGGCTTACTCCAAATTCTTTGGCTAATTCTTTAATGCTTAACACTTGTTTTGGTTGGTAATCCAGGTAGACTATTCGTTTTTTAAGTTTATTGTAGATTTCCATATTTACCATAAATATCACCTATATATTGTTAATATATTAATAATATATCAGTAAGGTATTGATATGTCAACCTTATAATCTGTACCGAGTAATAGTATGTAGTATATAATACAGCGTAGAGCGTACAGCGTTTAGCATATAGAAACACAGTGATGAGTAATGTGTGAAAAGAAAAGAGGTAATTGATTAGTTGGTTACCTGGTTAAGAAAATAGAACAAAGAAGACGCAAGATGAGATAGTATCGCGTATCGTGTGAAGGAAAAAATTAGAGAAACAAAAAAAAGGTGGGAAAACAAAAGTAATAACTTTTTGCACAACTAATGAAATTAAATAATTGAAAAACATTTCTAATTTTGTTATATTAAAATTAATAGTCTTAATTTTAATAACTTATTTGGATACTTCAATGTAAAAATAAGGAGGAGGTAACCTTGAATAATAAATCGCAAGATATTGTTTGGGTAGATTTCAATAGTTTAGAAAATTTTATGATTGATGTTTTTAAGGGGATAGGAGTTCCGGAAGAAGATGCCAGAATATGTGCTGAAGTATTGATTACTTCTGATAAAAGAGGGATAGATTCACATGGTATTGGGCGCTTAAAACCTATATATTATGATAGGATTAAAGCTGGGATCCAATCACCAAAAACAGAAATAGAAATTATTAAAGATGGTCCTACTACTGCAGTTATTGACGGCCACAACGGTATGGGACAGGTAATTGCCAAAAGATCTATGGCTCTGGCTATCGAAAAAGCTAAAAAGATGGGATTAGGAATGGTTGTAGCGAGAAATTCAACTCATTATGGAATTGCCGGCTATTATGATTTAATGGCTATTGAAGCAGGAATGATCGGAATTACCGGTACCAATGCCCGTCCTTCGATTGCTCCTACTTTTGGAATAGAAAATATGTTAGGTACTAATCCATTAACTTTTGGCATGCCCTCTGACGAAGAGTTTCCTTTTGTCCTTGATTGCGCCACTTCTATTACCCAGAGGGGGAAGATAGAATTTTATGACCGAGCTGAAAAAGAAATTCCACCCGGATGGGTAATCGGGGAAGATGGGAAGACCAGAACAGATACTCATCAAATTTTACAAGACTTAAAAACAGGAAAAGCTGCTCTTGCTCCCTTAGGAGGCATCGGAGAAGAAATGGCCGGTTATAAAGGTTATGGTTATGCTACTGTAGTAGAAATCCTTTCTGCTGCCCTGCAAAACGGGAAGTATCTTAAGATGTTATCAGGAGTAGAGGAGGGCAAACTCGCACCCATTAACCTGGGACATTTTTTTATAGCCATTAACGTATCTTCCTTTATCGATCTCGAGATATTTAAGAAAATTACCGGAGATATCCTTCGTTCTCTTCGAGCTTCTAATAAAGCTCCTGAAGCAGAAAGAATTTACACTGCCGGTGAAAAAGAGTATTTAGCCTGGCTGGAAAGAAAGGATAAAGGTGCGCCTGTTAATAAGAATCTTCAACAACAGATTATTACCTTGAAAAAAGAGCTCGGTTTAAATCAATATAAATTCCCTTTTGAAAGATAAGATTGAAATCATTAATTTTT
It encodes the following:
- a CDS encoding aminotransferase class I/II-fold pyridoxal phosphate-dependent enzyme, whose product is MGLNNLEKVLSKTIKELKENGRLKGKESIITKVKRSEGEKGPRYFLKSKGAQEFIRMNSNSYLGMSLREEVIQEEERVSREFGVGPGAVRFISGTFQVHRELEKKLAAFHQREDAMLFSSAYSTVMGILTPLITPDTIVISDELNHNCIINALKLSRPKDKKIYKHLDMNELEERIKESIGLAKRLIIITDGIFSMRGDYAPLNIISNLSNKYDQEFPENILLVVDDSHGIGAYGKTGRGTEEYTRAERVDLLVGTLGKAFGVNGGYITSNQIIITYLRETAPMYIYSNPISPTEASAALKSLEILDSESGISLLVHLQQMTKKFENGLLNLGYEIIESDHPIVPLMVRDTKKTSELVSYLVDKGILSTGLNYPVVPKGDEEIRFQVNADHTPYDIDYVLNVLKEYKQKIDI
- a CDS encoding L-threonine 3-dehydrogenase, with amino-acid sequence MKRILITGALGQIGSELVYFLRKKYGKENVIASDIKPLPEKMVDRGGIFEHIDCLDVQEIFSKIKKYRIDTIFHLAAVLSAAGERNPQLAWEVNINGLYNILEVAREYKCSVFSPSSIAAFGLSTPKNNTPQETIQRPSTIYGLTKVTGELLCDYYYSKYSVDTRGVRFPGIISYATLPGGGTTDYAVEIFYEAIKNKKYTCFLDQDTYLDMMYMPDALKATVMLMEAKPSRLKYRNAYNVTAQSFNPDQLAQEIKKHIPNFEMKYDIDPIRQAIADSWPNRLDDSAAREDWGWSPDYDLRAMCKDMIEKLKIKLNI
- a CDS encoding GntR family transcriptional regulator gives rise to the protein MVNMEIYNKLKKRIVYLDYQPKQVLSIKELAKEFGVSPIPIREVLILLENEKLVYIIPNNGIYVTDVSFQELKDVFEVRLFLIGLSGRLAAQRITSEELNKLKELLIKIQQEQNRKELIMLDAEFHDLVNCSTKNQTLVETLKRLRNQIGRLWFFAKENDAYSKKIPDDFKALIMALENRDQVKSEQIMKDHAIHFINQIKMSLYSE
- a CDS encoding Ldh family oxidoreductase — translated: MNNKSQDIVWVDFNSLENFMIDVFKGIGVPEEDARICAEVLITSDKRGIDSHGIGRLKPIYYDRIKAGIQSPKTEIEIIKDGPTTAVIDGHNGMGQVIAKRSMALAIEKAKKMGLGMVVARNSTHYGIAGYYDLMAIEAGMIGITGTNARPSIAPTFGIENMLGTNPLTFGMPSDEEFPFVLDCATSITQRGKIEFYDRAEKEIPPGWVIGEDGKTRTDTHQILQDLKTGKAALAPLGGIGEEMAGYKGYGYATVVEILSAALQNGKYLKMLSGVEEGKLAPINLGHFFIAINVSSFIDLEIFKKITGDILRSLRASNKAPEAERIYTAGEKEYLAWLERKDKGAPVNKNLQQQIITLKKELGLNQYKFPFER